The nucleotide window CGTCAACGTGTTCGAGGGGCATCTGCGCTCGATCATCGGTTCGCTCACCATGGAGGAGCTGGTGCGCGAGCGCGAGCGGCTCACCCAGGAGACCCGCGCCGCCGCCGGGGTCGAGGCCGAGAAGCTCGGCCTGGTGATCGACAGCCTGCAGATCAAGGACCTGGTCGACCCCACCGGCTACATTGCCAACCTCTCGCGCCCGCACGCCGCCGAGGTGACCAAGCAGGCCCGCATCGCCGAGGCGACCGCCAACCAGGAGGCCACCGAGGCCGAGGCCGCCGCCCAGGCACGCCAGGCCGAGGCGGTGCGCGCCTCCAAGATCGCCCAGGCGCAGTACCAGGCCGAGGTCGACCAGGTCTCGGCGAAGGCCCAGATGTCCGGTCCGTTGGCGGCAGCGGCCGCCCGGCAGGAGGTCGTCGTCCAGGAGACCGAGGTCGCCAAGCTCGAGGCCGCCCGGCGCGAGCAACAGCTCGAGGCCGAGGTGCGCCGTCCGGCCGACGCCTCGCGGTACCGGGTCGAGCAGGAGGCCATGGCGGCCCGCAATGCGGCGATCGCCGAGGCCGAGGCCCGCAAGGCCGCGGTCATCGCCGCCGCCGAGGCGGACGCCGAGAAGGCCCGGCTCAGCGGTGAGTCCGAGAAGTCCCGCCGGACGGCGCTCGCCGACGCCGAGGCCATCGAGGGCGCCCGTCGCGGTGATGCCGAGAAGGCTCGACGCGTGGCCGAGGCCGATGCGGTGCGCGCCGAGGGTGAGGCGCAGGCCGCCGCGGTGCGCGCCGTCGGTGACGCCGAGGCCTCCGCCATCAAGGCCAAGGGCTTCGCGGACGCCGAGGCCATCGAACGCCGGGCGCAGGCCCTGTCGTCGAACTCCGAAGCTGTTGTGCTGCAAGAGATTGCCGAGAACTACCCGGCCATCGTGGCGAATGCTGCCAGGGCGTTCGAGAACGTCGACAACATGCAGGTGCTGAACGGCGCCGAGGGGGTCACCGAGATGGTGACCTCG belongs to Kineosporiaceae bacterium and includes:
- a CDS encoding flotillin family protein, giving the protein MELPFALIVVLVIVAGLGIAVALFKSMWRVAEPNQALIISGSKEKGAGLGFRVVTGGGTFMVPGVQVLRRLSLDINEAPLHVECVTKQGIQVGVRGVVIFKVGDDVASISNAARRFLDQQDTMVDKIVNVFEGHLRSIIGSLTMEELVRERERLTQETRAAAGVEAEKLGLVIDSLQIKDLVDPTGYIANLSRPHAAEVTKQARIAEATANQEATEAEAAAQARQAEAVRASKIAQAQYQAEVDQVSAKAQMSGPLAAAAARQEVVVQETEVAKLEAARREQQLEAEVRRPADASRYRVEQEAMAARNAAIAEAEARKAAVIAAAEADAEKARLSGESEKSRRTALADAEAIEGARRGDAEKARRVAEADAVRAEGEAQAAAVRAVGDAEASAIKAKGFADAEAIERRAQALSSNSEAVVLQEIAENYPAIVANAARAFENVDNMQVLNGAEGVTEMVTSVIGQGLAGLSVVKGMLGNGSTSTPKTGPTVAPPAVTPSENHSTA